In Suricata suricatta isolate VVHF042 chromosome X, meerkat_22Aug2017_6uvM2_HiC, whole genome shotgun sequence, the DNA window ATTTTATTCACATCTCTGTACCAGTAATTTCCATGCTCTATCACAACTGTATGCATATTTGTCTCTCATGGGGCTCTCTGCATTCCTCAAGGACAGTGACGGTTCTCTCTCCTACTCCTTTCACTAACTATTCACATTTAATGCCCTGCTATTAAATCTTCCTCTCAGTGAAACAGCACATCAAAGTCAGTGGCAATCACATACCTTGGTAATAAAGAGCCCTGAGGAAGGAGTGCCGATCAGCTCCCTGGAATAAAGagttttctatttccatttcacGCCGGGTCAGCTGTTTGCTTTTGGCAAATCTCTGTGGTAGGCAAAGGATGCGCTGACGCTCTGAGATCCTTTCTTCGATATCTTGAAGACGGTTCTGTATTGCTTCAGGTGTTGCCCTCAGTCTTGTCTTCTGAAACCAGAGAAATGAGATGACATATCTATTAGAGGACACACTCTGAAAGTGATGGTCTAATGCCCGAgataagaaagaagacaacttAGGACCCAAAATGATCATTCACAGACATGTAAGCTAAGAAGTCAAAGAAGAGCTACCCTTTACCAAGGTCCCTGTCACAGGAAGAAGAAGATTCTGATACAATGCTCAGTTTTGTAAGAACTAAACAAGAAAAGGTTCTCAGGGCCAAAGGAAGAGATCTCGCTCTTTATTcaccagaataaaaaaaaaaaaaggtcccacTCACCTTTTCGCCTGAAACATGGCTCTTCCAGATCAAGATTTCTGTTTCATTGAGCCCTAGCTCCCGAAGAGAAGCACTTTCCTGGTCCTTCTCATGCAGTGTCTGGAACTCGGACAGAGTCATGGTCCCAGCTGCTTCCTTCCCAAAGGGCCTGTACATAGTACCAGGAACAAAGCTCTCTTTCTTAGACACACATCTGCAAGAGAAGCAGGACGAAATTAAGAACATCTTCTAGTTACCACAATTTTGAGAAATGGGGCTCACTGTTAGAAGAGGCCCAATGAAACTCATCGGCAATTTCTCTCTCATGTCCTATTTCTAGGTTGAAGCAACCACTGCAATGATATAGAAGCCCATCAATattctccatgcccagcacgaaTAAGTGACTGGATCAGAtctttatttattgagttcctactgTGCATTGCTGTGTTAGGTACTGAGGATTTAACagtaaaaaagacacaaatggtTTCTGCCTTTGTGGAAGAAcactggaagagaaggaagtaaaCAGGCAATGATCATACTGGGTTATAAGTGCTATGTATGTTAAGGGAAGACACAGGAAAGGTACTCAGCCCAGACTTAGTGAGTTATGGGAGGTTTCCCAGAGAAGAGACATAGAACCAAATGCTGCCTAATAAGTAGAAGTTGGCCAAGGAAAGGAGGGTGGGAAAAGAGTGTTCCATTCAGGCTTTAAGCCAGATCTGCCACCTGGAGGTAAGGGTCTATGATACTCTACCTGTATGCAAAATCAATACCTACTCCTCAATGGAGACAGAGGTATCAAGTTGATGCTGAAGGAGGCTTTTCAGCTGCCTTTCCCCTTCTGTTTCCAACTCCTCCAGGACATGCTCACCACTCTTCACACAGCTATTTATCCTGGAGTAGATATAAGAATATATACAGAGAGTAGAAGAGACAGTGaatctcaaaatatattcttCATCTATATTAACTAACAGTAGTGAGCCCATTTGTTCAAAGACGCTTTTCTAACTATTGGTTGCCCTTTACCATTCATCCCACAAACGCTGACTAAATACCCACTTGCACACAATGCTCTGTGTTAGGTACTGATATTCAAGAAATAGTCCTATCCTCAAGAAGCTTGCAATTTATTTAGGGAGAGGGAACatccatgtgtgtatgtgttatgtGCTTGTGCCTCTtgtgggctggggaggagagaggaagggaggtagagagagagagaagagcaataCAAAGAAGCACATACCAAATTAGTAGGAGTTCATGCTAGAAGGAGATAACTGAGAGCTAAGGTGAGAAAAGAAGACTCTGGAAAGGTAATTCTTAAACTGGCATTTGAAGGACTGGGTATGATGAAGGAAAGATCCGGTGGAATGAGTATGAAGAGATAGAAATATGTTTCAGGGGAATAATATGAAGTTCAATTTAGCTGGCATTCATACATGAGAGCACTAGGAGATAATCTCCGAGGGGGTGATTAGACTCAGATTGTGACCAGCCTTACAGACACCAACTAAGGGGTCTGGACCTTACTTTATAGGTATTAGAAAGCAATTAGGCAGTTAAGTGACATGATATAAATGATGATTtaagaaaatggatttaagaATATGACTTATCGATTCATAGGAAAGAAACCAGAAGGACTAGTTAGGAAACTCTTTAAATTTATGAAGCATACGGCAATGAAAGTCCACACTGGAGTGGTAATAGTGGAAGAGAAATGTGGAGAATTAGAGGAGTAAGGCCCTTTGAAGGCAGAGGTAAGGGAGAAGTAAGAGATAACCCTGAAATCTCAAGCTGTGTAACTAAGAGAACATGGTATCaataaaggaaagaggaagatccAGATGGAATAAGTTGTTTGGAAATGGGAAAGTCCATATTGTCTTAGCCATGTTGAGTCAACTACCTGTTACAACTGAAACACCAGCATGAAGTATCAGGAAAACTTCAAAGACATACTGACTCTGAGGTGACAGTATAGGTGAGGTTGGCTAATAGGAAAGTGAGAGCTGGAAGAATGATATAGATGAGAGTCTGAGGCTGAACATTGAAATCTCAAGTCATCTGTGTTGGCAGGATCTGGCGCTGTGAAAGAGGAGGCGCTCTCCAAAGAGGGTGGAGAACCAAATGCGAAGAGGGTCATAACATTTTATAGCTTATGCACTACTGTGTAGAAATCTAGGCAATGCTAATGTAAGCTAGCCAACCCTAAATAATGGAAAACTCTTATTATAAGAGtgtaaaaggggcgcctgggtggctcactcggttaggcatccagctccagctgtcacaatctcatggtttgtgagttcaagacccacattgggctctgggctgacagctcagagcctggagtctgcttcagattctgtgtctccctctctctgtgcccctcctccgctcacactcagtctctctctctcagaaataaatgtttaaaaaatttaaaaaaagactgtgaAGAAATAGCAGGACTAGTGGAGTATCCAACAACAGGTGAcaatagacaaaaacaaaatgagttaATTCTAGgagaaaaacatatattaaataccTTCTTTAACAAATAATCCTTTACTCTTCAGGTTATAATGCAGCTCTCCTAATTATAAGATTCTCGTGCTCTAGAAAGACTGAGACCTATTTTAGAAAACTTTAGAATATCCTCAGccccaggtttttaaaaacttccttctAAGTACCtaaatttgtatttgttatttaaaattctgcAAGTTCTTGCTAAGTTTAAAGTGGCTTTGAAAGGAATAAACCATACCTAACTACATCAGTGCATATGAATCatgcagagtaaaaaaaaaagcaagtcacagaaaaATTGATACAACATGTGTCCATTCACATAGAgctgaaaaatggataaaactaGCACATAAATTTATATGTGGTaaaactagttttttaaaaaagcaagggaAGGATTAACACCAAATTTGGGAGAGTGGTCCCTTCAGGAGGAAGAGAAGTAATCAGGGGACTTATAAGATAGTGCTTATTAATGTTCTATTTCTAAAGCCTTTGGTGGGTGCGAGTCTATTACTAGTCTTTAaactgaatatatatacatatatgtgtatatatatacatatatatattattttgcacGTATGAAATATAtcataataagcattttaaaaaaattatcttgaggCAGGGAAAATCagaaatggttttttaaaagatacagataCTGACAGTACAGAAAAGCATAATATCAGAAGAACTTTAAATGCACCAACCTATTCCAGAGTGATCATTCTACTTTGCAGTGAATCCAAAACTAATTTAAGAAGGATCTTTTTCAAAAAGCATTGTGCACTGTCAAACAATTGTGAAGCTCAGGCTTTCAACGAGAGCCCAGTTGAAGCTGCCATTCCCTACAGAACCAGTAGGGGGAGCTGCTTACAGCGGTACTTTTCCTAAGATTCATGGACCCGGTTTTGTACTTTCCGTCTAAATTTTTACAAACAAAGTGTATCAGTAGCTTACGTTAAGATTTGAAAGCGCCACATGCCCCTCGGGGCCCAAAGAAGTCTTCTTTAGTACACaaacactgcaaaaaaaaaaaaaatgcacccaCCCCGAACCCCTTTCGGAGGATGAGGTGGAGGTAGGGCGGGACAGGGAGGAGCTGGCCTGGGTTTCTCCGGCGCTGGGCATCAGTCGGCCAAggccctttttttatttttattttttacctgggTAGGTCCATCTGAAGCTGTAAGAAGCCACGGCATCCGTGCAGCTCTTGGGGCCCCGGCGCCGTGGCCTAGATGCCCGTGCGGGCAAGGTATTCCTACGGGATACGGCAGCGGCGGCGGCCCTTCCTGAACTTCGCCCTGCAGGCCTAAGCCCGTTTCtcatcctccctccttctttgtcTTCCCGCTCACACGAAACCGCATCCCGAGAACGTGACATACCCCAAACACAAAGTCATAAAAGCCATTTTCAAagttaaaaggtaaaaaagagCTCCCTTGGCCGCCTGCTGTCAGACAAGCCCTTACCTCTTCATGTTTCCACAGGCCCCTATCTCTAACTTGGGTAAATAGGCCGCAGACTTCAAGTCCCAGAACTCTGCGCGGCCGACTCTAAGGGGATTGTGGTGGAGTGCGGAGCTCTGGGAATTGTAGTCGCGCAGAGCTAAAGAAACCGAAAGACGAAAGAGCCTACTGAATAACTGGTGTGTTGTAAGTTCAAGTATTACTCCTACGGGTTAAGGACAACACCCAAAATATGCAGCTCATAAAGCTAGGAGTCACCTTAGACTTTTTGATTGACTCAACCAAAATCACCAGATCCCGGCTCCTTTACTTTTCCTACAATGTGTTCCTATCAACCCTGCTTCTGCTTTCAAGGACTTCTTATCCGGCCTATCTGCTGTGTCCAGTGGGACCCTTGGTCCATCCTCTGCAGGGTAGCCAGTGTTCACACACGAGTTTGACACATCATTTACACTAACGGACCTCCTCTATTCGTAACAGAGGCATTCTAGGCTCTGTACTTCCTATATTGAGAGTTTGAAGGCTATGTGAATTCAGGTCCATGAATGTTTTATTGATAATTGTGTTGAATCAAGAGAGAGGTATGGCATAGTGGTCAAGAACATAAGCTCCGAGTTCCCAGAAATGGAATACAAATGTCCCTAAgtataggaaaagaaagatgtcTAATCTCACTTATAAGTGAGATGGAAATTTAAAAGTGCACTGACTATAAAATATATGACCTGGACTCCTCGAAACTgacaaggtcatcaaaaacatgGAAAGTCTGTGAATCTGCCAGCCAAAAGAACCAAAGGAGACATGAagactaaatgtaatgtggtatcctggatgggaccctgaaacagaaaaagctctgggtaaaaactaaaaaaaaaatatgactaaACTATGCACTTTAATAATAAGATTCATTAGATGTGACAAATATGCCAGTTATATAAGATGTTAACACTAAGGGTTAACTGAGTGGCAGTATACAGAACTTTGTACtgtgcaacttttctgtaaatctaaagctgttctaaaaaatagttttgttttttaaagtttcagaacACATTACTTTTGTTGAGATCGTGGGAACATAATCACTCTcattacactgttggtaggaacaTAAATTGGTACAACCTCTATGGAAGGCAGCATGAGGATACAATTGAAACCATAAATGCccattccctttatttttttaatgtttatttatttttgagagagagagagagagagacagagcatgagcaggggaggaatagagagggagacatagaatgtgaagcaggctccaggctctgagatgtcagcacagagcctgatacagggcttgaatccccgaactgtgagatcatgacccgggctgaagtcggacgcttaaccgactgagccacccaggtgccccctgcccatTCCCTTTAGAGCAAAAATTCATCCTCTATGAATAGTATTCTCAATACTATGCATCCtcaagtatgtgtgtgtacatgttaaatgtttatatatctattaatatatgtatatatttatatgtataaatttcatacatgtttatatatctataaatatatgtatataaatttcatacatttatgtgtatatataaatatatatataattatttgctgcaacatcatttataataacaaaatgttaCAAACAACTTACATATCCACAAATGTAGTAAATCCATGCAATGGAAAACTATGCAGCAGTCCCAAGCATGACAATGTTCTCTATGGACTGCTACTgaacaatgtaaaatatatttagtgcAATAGCAAGGTGCAGAACAATATAtatagtatgattccatttgagTAAAAAGAAATAGGGGATCAGCTGTATGTATTTTCTTGTGAATGCATCAAATACCTCTgggaaaacatatatatataagtgaTAAGTGAATGTTTCCAGGTAGGAGAGCTGGATGGTTAGGGACAAgagcaggggggaaaaaaactcttCATTCACATTTTGTACCCTTTGAATTTTGATCCACATGATTATATTGCCTAgacagtaatatttttattattaagggGAACCCTTCTTATATCAcagaaccaaaaaaagaaaaaagatcatggGTTTGGGGATCATACTGTTTGGATTTCTCAATTCCCCCAGATACCAACAATATAATATAGTATGCAGTCTGGACTTGAACTTTTGCTCTGGCAACTTACAAGAGTATATGAGTTTCAGTAAGTTTCTTTAACTGGTCTAAGCCAGTTTCCTCATCGGTAAAATTGGGATATTACCTCTGAACAGGGTGATGTACAGTGCTATATAAAAGTATGGTTTTAAAGTCACTTGATAGGTGGTCATCTATGAGCAAATATTCTGCTATTCAGAAGGTCTTATTCAAACTGTCTATACTGCCATGCTCAAGGTGCAAGTTAGAGGATGAGACCAAAGAGCAGCTACTGGAAGACATTGTACTTCCTATCCTAAGAACTTCTCACGGATTGAAAATGTCATGGGAAGTATTTGAGTTATCCAAAACCTGTTATGTGGAAATGACTGTGCCCTTGAAGTACACAGGTGAATGAATGCAGATATAACATGCAGTACTTTGTGGCTTTGGCCACAGAGCACAGACAGAATGTAAGCATGGGGAAAGTGTGAGTCACACCACACATAGCCTGTGCTAGGTAAATCCTTTATGATGGTAGGGCTGAATTCTGCTGCTCAAGCAAACTATCCAATGGACACATTGATGAATAAGTAGACAGAAAAACTCACTGGAGTTGCTGGTGTTTGTCCCATTGGAAGGTGGCAAAGGGTGGAACAAACACTATACTGACCATTACATCAGGTTTGGAGACAACTTTTAAGAAGACATATATCCTATTGGTACAGAAGCAATATACACTGCATTATGAATCCACTAGGTGGGATGAGTGGAGAATAAATGGCTAAAAAGACATGTAGGGTGGAATTGCAACTTGAAAGCAAGGTCAGGAGGAAGTATGCTCTGTACCTGTGTATAAACTGTAGCCGGTCCCAGTAGTAGGTACCAAGGGACAAACATTCAGAAAATTGCACTAGAAGGAAAAACAGGCTATTTCTAGCTCTGCCGAACTTAATAA includes these proteins:
- the RBM41 gene encoding LOW QUALITY PROTEIN: RNA-binding protein 41 (The sequence of the model RefSeq protein was modified relative to this genomic sequence to represent the inferred CDS: deleted 2 bases in 1 codon), which translates into the protein MSRSRDAVSCEREDKEGGRMRNGLRPAGRSSGRAAAAAVSRRNTLPARASRPRRRPQELHGCRGFLQLQMDLPRINSCVKSGEHVLEELETEGERQLKSLLQHQLDTSVSIEECVSKKESFVPGTMYRPFGKEAAGTMTLSEFQTLHEKDQESASLRELGLNETEILIWKSHVSGEKKTRLRATPEAIQNRLQDIEERISERQRILCLPQRFAKSKQLTRREMEIENSLFQGADRHSFLRALYYQDEPQKKNKGDPMNNLESFYQEMIMNKRLEEFRLMRGEPFASHSLVSATSVGDSGTAENPSLLQDKGKQAAQGKGPSLHVAKGIDNSPEQCWTGRKKLTQPIEFVPEDEIQRNRLSEEEIRKIPMFSSYNPGEPNKVLYLKNLSPRVTERDLVSLFARFQEKKGPPIQFRMMSGRMKGQAFITFPNKEIAQQALHLVNGYKLRGKILVIEFGKNKKQRSDLQAASLISSATDNTTEISGS